The following proteins come from a genomic window of Flavobacterium eburneipallidum:
- the rplU gene encoding 50S ribosomal protein L21: MYAIVEIAGQQFKVSKDLKVYVHRLANEEGSKVSFDKVYLLDDNGSITIGAPAIEGASVEAKVLQHLKGDKVIVFKKKRRKGYKKRNGHRQYLTQIVIEGITASGTKKAAAKKEAVAAEEVDAAPKAKKAKKEDTQE; encoded by the coding sequence ATGTATGCAATCGTAGAGATAGCAGGGCAGCAGTTCAAAGTTAGCAAAGACCTAAAGGTTTACGTTCACCGTTTGGCAAATGAAGAAGGTTCGAAAGTTTCTTTCGACAAAGTTTATTTGTTAGATGATAACGGTTCAATCACAATAGGCGCCCCAGCTATAGAAGGAGCTTCAGTAGAAGCCAAAGTGTTACAACACTTAAAAGGAGATAAAGTTATCGTTTTCAAAAAGAAAAGAAGAAAAGGATACAAAAAAAGAAACGGTCACAGACAATATCTTACTCAAATTGTAATTGAAGGCATTACAGCTTCTGGTACTAAAAAAGCAGCGGCAAAAAAAGAAGCAGTAGCAGCTGAAGAAGTTGATGCAGCTCCAAAAGCTAAAAAAGCTAAAAAAGAAGACACTCAAGAATAA
- the rpmA gene encoding 50S ribosomal protein L27, with protein MAHKKGVGSSKNGRESESKRLGVKIFGGQAAIAGNIIVRQRGSKHNPGENVYISKDHTLHARVDGVVQFQKKRDNKSYVSILPFEA; from the coding sequence ATGGCTCACAAGAAAGGTGTCGGTAGTTCCAAGAATGGTAGAGAATCAGAATCAAAACGTTTAGGCGTTAAGATTTTTGGTGGACAAGCTGCTATCGCAGGGAACATCATCGTAAGACAAAGAGGTTCAAAACATAATCCAGGTGAAAACGTTTACATTAGTAAAGATCACACCCTACACGCAAGAGTAGATGGAGTTGTTCAGTTCCAAAAGAAAAGAGATAATAAATCGTATGTATCTATTCTTCCATTCGAAGCATAA
- the metE gene encoding 5-methyltetrahydropteroyltriglutamate--homocysteine S-methyltransferase: MKTNNLGYPRIGSNRELKKASELYWAGKISADELLEVGKNIRATNWQLQAKTGIDLIPSNDFSFYDQVLDLTLTLGAIPKRYSEIAKTNSALDLYFAMARGSQKEGQDVVAMEMTKWFDTNYHYIVPEFTKNQKFELFSTKIIDEFVESKKLGIKTKPVLIGPVSYLLLGKEKGDDFHRIDLIEKVLPVYFEILTALQNEGAEYIQLDEPFLALNLTDAARNAFTYVYNEINQKFPSLKIILANYFDCFGENLETVLALPVHTLHLDLVRCSLQLDDILDSGKLASNVNLSLGVVDGRNIWKNDFKKSLALIEKATNAIGKDRILIAPSCSLIHSPCDLDLETNDATLTPEIKQWLAFAKQKIEEIVLLQNFALDEISLVDSVSFQQNTLANENRKTSKLIHNDSVKNRVASITTGDDERKNPFATRRKKQIDSLNLPLFPTTTIGSFPQTAEVRSWRAKFKKGELSQQQYDDLLQKETEETIRFQEESGIDVLVHGEFERNDMVEYFGEQLDGFTFTKNGWVQSYGSRCVKPPVIYGDVSRPKPMTVKWSSFAQSLTPKWVKGMLTGPVTILQWSFVRNDQPRSETCTQIALAIRDEVVDLEKAGIKIIQIDEPAIREGLPLRKEEWANYLDWAIKAFRISASGVKDDTQIHTHMCYSEFNDIIQNIADMDADVITIECSRSQMELLDVFADFKYPNEIGPGVYDIHSPRVPSRNEMVHLLEKASAVVPVDQLWVNPDCGLKTRHWDETKKALIEMVAAAQQMRVAVENIATV, encoded by the coding sequence ATGAAAACAAACAATTTGGGTTACCCAAGAATTGGTAGCAACAGAGAGCTAAAAAAAGCCAGCGAATTATACTGGGCTGGAAAAATTTCTGCCGATGAATTATTAGAAGTTGGAAAAAACATTCGTGCTACAAACTGGCAATTACAAGCCAAAACAGGAATCGATTTAATTCCATCCAATGATTTTTCGTTTTACGATCAGGTTTTGGATTTGACACTTACTTTGGGAGCAATTCCAAAACGGTATAGCGAAATTGCTAAAACCAACTCCGCTTTGGATTTGTATTTTGCAATGGCAAGAGGTTCGCAAAAAGAAGGGCAAGACGTGGTAGCAATGGAAATGACCAAATGGTTCGATACCAATTACCATTATATCGTTCCTGAATTTACAAAAAACCAAAAATTTGAATTGTTTTCAACCAAAATAATTGACGAATTTGTAGAATCAAAAAAATTGGGAATTAAAACAAAACCAGTACTTATTGGACCTGTTTCTTATTTATTATTGGGTAAAGAAAAAGGCGACGATTTTCACCGAATTGATTTGATCGAAAAAGTATTGCCCGTTTATTTTGAAATTCTTACAGCTTTACAAAACGAAGGAGCCGAATATATTCAGTTAGACGAGCCATTTTTAGCTTTGAATTTGACGGATGCAGCACGTAATGCGTTTACTTACGTTTACAATGAAATCAACCAAAAATTCCCTTCCTTAAAAATAATTTTAGCCAATTATTTTGACTGTTTTGGAGAGAATTTAGAAACTGTTTTAGCTTTACCAGTTCATACGCTACACTTGGATTTGGTACGTTGTTCTTTACAATTGGATGATATTTTAGATTCAGGAAAATTGGCATCTAACGTAAATCTTTCTCTTGGAGTGGTTGATGGAAGAAACATTTGGAAAAATGATTTCAAAAAATCGTTAGCATTAATTGAAAAAGCAACCAACGCTATTGGTAAAGACCGAATTTTGATTGCGCCGTCTTGTTCACTAATTCACAGTCCGTGCGATTTGGATTTAGAAACCAACGATGCAACATTAACGCCTGAAATCAAACAATGGCTGGCTTTTGCCAAACAAAAAATAGAAGAAATTGTATTGCTTCAAAACTTTGCTCTGGACGAAATAAGTCTGGTTGATTCTGTTTCGTTTCAACAAAATACTCTTGCTAATGAAAACCGTAAAACTTCAAAATTAATCCATAACGATAGCGTGAAAAATCGTGTGGCGAGTATTACAACTGGAGATGATGAAAGAAAAAATCCTTTTGCCACAAGAAGAAAAAAACAAATTGACTCCTTGAATCTTCCTTTGTTTCCAACGACAACAATTGGTTCTTTTCCCCAAACGGCTGAAGTGCGTAGTTGGAGAGCCAAATTCAAAAAAGGGGAATTAAGCCAACAACAATACGACGATTTACTTCAAAAAGAAACTGAAGAAACCATTCGTTTTCAAGAAGAATCAGGAATTGATGTTTTGGTTCACGGAGAATTCGAACGTAATGATATGGTGGAATATTTCGGCGAACAACTGGATGGATTTACTTTCACCAAAAACGGCTGGGTTCAAAGCTACGGTAGCCGTTGTGTGAAACCTCCCGTTATTTATGGTGATGTTTCCCGTCCAAAACCAATGACTGTAAAATGGTCATCCTTTGCACAATCACTTACGCCAAAATGGGTAAAAGGAATGTTAACTGGGCCAGTAACTATCCTGCAATGGTCGTTTGTTCGTAACGATCAGCCGCGCTCTGAAACTTGTACGCAAATTGCTTTGGCGATTCGTGATGAAGTGGTGGATTTAGAAAAAGCCGGAATCAAAATCATTCAAATTGACGAACCTGCTATTCGTGAAGGATTGCCATTACGAAAAGAAGAATGGGCAAACTATTTGGATTGGGCGATAAAAGCGTTTAGAATTTCGGCTTCAGGTGTAAAAGACGATACCCAAATTCACACACACATGTGCTACAGCGAATTCAACGATATTATTCAAAATATTGCCGATATGGATGCCGATGTTATCACTATTGAATGTTCACGTTCGCAAATGGAATTATTGGATGTTTTTGCTGATTTTAAATACCCGAACGAAATTGGTCCTGGAGTTTATGATATTCACTCGCCACGAGTTCCTTCACGAAATGAAATGGTTCATTTATTAGAAAAAGCATCCGCTGTTGTTCCTGTAGATCAACTTTGGGTAAACCCTGATTGTGGTTTAAAAACCAGACATTGGGATGAAACTAAAAAAGCCTTAATTGAAATGGTTGCTGCAGCACAACAAATGCGAGTTGCTGTTGAAAATATAGCAACGGTTTAA
- a CDS encoding Lrp/AsnC family transcriptional regulator produces the protein MENLDHIDLQILKHLQENSNINTKELASKLFLTVTPVYERIKRLERDGYIMKYVALLDKKKLNLGMTVFCNVRLKEHAKNVGSNFVKDIVALPEIIECYNIAGDYDFMLKILVEDMSSYQDFVMNKLSTIENIGNTQSIFVMGEIKHSTALAI, from the coding sequence ATGGAAAACTTGGACCACATCGATTTACAGATATTAAAACACCTTCAGGAAAACTCTAATATCAACACAAAAGAGCTCGCTAGTAAATTATTCCTGACGGTTACGCCCGTTTATGAACGTATCAAAAGATTGGAGCGTGATGGTTACATCATGAAATACGTGGCTTTGTTAGACAAGAAAAAACTCAATCTTGGAATGACTGTCTTTTGCAATGTCCGACTAAAAGAACACGCCAAAAACGTGGGAAGCAATTTTGTAAAAGACATTGTAGCACTTCCAGAAATCATCGAATGTTATAACATTGCTGGCGATTATGATTTTATGCTGAAAATTTTGGTCGAAGATATGTCTAGCTATCAAGATTTTGTAATGAATAAATTATCTACCATCGAAAACATTGGCAATACACAGAGTATTTTTGTGATGGGAGAAATTAAGCATAGTACGGCTTTGGCGATTTGA
- a CDS encoding addiction module protein, translating into MEIKNLSKYSNAEKIVLAEQLWDSVSKKELEISDELKAELDIRLQNLEEGKTELYTWDEVKNHLKSIRNV; encoded by the coding sequence ATGGAAATCAAGAATTTATCTAAATATAGTAATGCCGAAAAAATTGTTCTTGCTGAACAATTATGGGATAGTGTTTCTAAAAAAGAATTGGAAATATCTGATGAATTGAAAGCAGAATTAGATATCCGATTACAAAATTTAGAAGAAGGTAAAACCGAATTATATACTTGGGATGAGGTGAAAAATCATTTGAAGTCGATTAGGAATGTATAA
- a CDS encoding type II toxin-antitoxin system RelE/ParE family toxin — MFSKEALFDIEAIVLWYENQRLGLSYDFELCLEAGIDEVLRNPEAFQKRYKQVKIKFISRFPYGIHYVFIENEITVIGVFHTSRSPKNWSKRLRL; from the coding sequence ATTTTTTCCAAAGAAGCTTTATTTGACATTGAAGCCATTGTTCTTTGGTATGAAAACCAAAGACTAGGACTATCTTATGATTTTGAACTTTGTTTAGAAGCTGGGATTGATGAAGTCTTAAGAAATCCCGAAGCGTTTCAAAAAAGATACAAACAGGTAAAAATTAAATTTATTTCACGCTTCCCTTATGGAATACATTATGTGTTTATTGAAAATGAAATAACGGTTATTGGCGTATTTCATACTTCACGATCTCCTAAAAATTGGTCAAAAAGACTTCGTTTATAA
- a CDS encoding deoxyguanosinetriphosphate triphosphohydrolase, with protein MNWEQLLSLKRQGDKGKRLRIEQDDTRLGFEVDYDRIIFSSAFRSLQDKTQVIPLSKTDFVHTRLTHSLEVSVVGRSLGRLVGKKIIEKYPHLSAIHGFQPNDFGAIVAAASLAHDIGNPPFGHSGEKAIGEYFSIGKGQQYKDQLSAKEWQDLIDFEGNANGFAVLSSSRPGVMGGIRLTYATLGAFMKYPKESLPKKPTSNIADKKYGFFQSDAAFFQEVASELGLIPNKSSNDIGFERHPLAYLVEAADDICYTIIDFEDGINLGLVSEDFALEYLIKLVKDSIDSSKYNTLTTKEDRISYLRALAIGSLINDAVKVFIENEEAILEGKFPYALTDKSKYKVQMDDIIKLSVKNIYQSREVIEKEIVGYQIIQTLLDKFITAFNNKFEGKASNYDKLLLKMLPEKFHEEKEDLYSRLLHICHYVSLLTDGNALELYDTINGRKTN; from the coding sequence ATGAACTGGGAACAACTATTGTCTTTAAAACGCCAAGGCGACAAAGGGAAACGATTACGAATTGAGCAAGACGACACTCGTTTGGGTTTCGAAGTCGATTATGATCGAATAATATTCTCGTCGGCTTTTCGAAGTTTACAAGACAAGACGCAGGTTATTCCTCTTTCAAAAACTGATTTTGTGCACACTCGATTGACACACAGTTTGGAGGTTTCGGTTGTTGGTCGTTCCCTTGGAAGATTGGTTGGAAAAAAAATCATCGAAAAATACCCGCATCTTTCAGCAATTCACGGTTTTCAACCGAATGATTTTGGAGCCATTGTTGCCGCAGCTTCTTTGGCTCACGACATCGGAAATCCGCCTTTTGGACATTCGGGCGAAAAAGCCATTGGAGAGTATTTTTCTATTGGAAAAGGACAGCAATACAAAGACCAACTATCCGCCAAAGAATGGCAAGATTTAATCGATTTTGAAGGCAATGCCAATGGTTTTGCAGTTTTGTCCAGTTCGCGTCCAGGAGTTATGGGCGGCATTCGATTGACTTATGCAACTCTTGGTGCGTTTATGAAATACCCAAAAGAGAGTTTACCTAAAAAACCAACTTCAAACATTGCTGATAAAAAATATGGTTTCTTTCAATCAGACGCAGCTTTCTTTCAAGAAGTTGCTTCCGAATTGGGATTAATTCCAAATAAATCCAGCAATGACATTGGTTTCGAAAGACATCCTTTGGCCTATTTGGTTGAAGCTGCCGATGATATTTGTTACACGATTATCGACTTTGAAGATGGTATTAATTTAGGTCTGGTTTCCGAAGATTTTGCTCTAGAATATTTAATCAAATTAGTCAAAGACAGCATCGATTCTTCTAAATACAATACTCTAACTACCAAAGAAGACCGCATTAGTTATTTGAGAGCTTTGGCAATTGGTAGCTTAATCAACGATGCAGTAAAAGTTTTTATCGAAAACGAAGAAGCTATTTTAGAAGGTAAATTTCCTTATGCTTTGACCGACAAAAGTAAATACAAGGTGCAGATGGACGACATCATCAAATTGAGCGTCAAAAACATTTATCAAAGTCGCGAGGTGATTGAAAAAGAGATTGTGGGTTACCAAATTATCCAAACTTTATTGGATAAATTCATCACCGCTTTCAATAATAAATTTGAAGGAAAAGCTTCTAATTACGACAAATTATTGCTGAAAATGTTACCCGAAAAGTTCCATGAAGAAAAAGAAGATTTGTATAGCAGACTCTTGCATATTTGCCATTACGTTTCCCTTTTGACCGATGGAAACGCCTTGGAATTATACGACACAATTAATGGTAGAAAAACAAATTAA
- a CDS encoding DUF3078 domain-containing protein: MKLLNKLYFLLALIIITNSYSQEESLRPIVVEIIPITTFSDPITSSAIIKSRVNAPLFPVSAWTKKNTIGFDLSEIAFVNWNAGGVSSISGLLKGNFTRVYSTEKIKWTNELIVRYGINKQDGFRVRKSDDEVRINSTFGYRKNDDSNWYHSAKFNFNTQFSNGYKYPNTDNAISKPFAPAYTFLGAGANYYDKAKKLDVYISPVTMKSTLVLDQTLANKGAFGVIKATYDAEGNMLTAGKQSKTEIGFLVTNYYKKEVWKNITMENRLSLYSDYANNFGNIDLDWRLQFDLVVNRYVSANIGAHAIYDDDVKTTEEIGGTKVARGPVLQLKQSLGVGMVYAF; the protein is encoded by the coding sequence ATGAAATTACTAAATAAACTATATTTTTTATTAGCCTTAATAATTATAACTAATAGTTATTCTCAAGAGGAATCTTTACGACCAATAGTAGTAGAAATTATTCCAATTACAACATTTTCTGATCCCATAACTTCTTCGGCAATAATAAAATCAAGAGTTAACGCACCATTATTTCCTGTTTCGGCTTGGACAAAAAAAAACACAATAGGTTTTGACTTGAGCGAAATTGCTTTTGTCAATTGGAATGCGGGAGGTGTAAGTTCTATTTCGGGTTTGTTAAAAGGAAATTTTACACGAGTATATTCTACAGAAAAAATTAAATGGACAAATGAGTTAATTGTTCGCTATGGAATTAATAAACAAGATGGATTTAGAGTTCGGAAATCAGATGATGAAGTTCGAATAAATTCTACTTTTGGTTACAGAAAAAACGATGATTCTAATTGGTATCATTCGGCTAAATTCAATTTTAATACTCAATTTAGCAATGGTTATAAGTATCCAAATACAGATAATGCTATCTCTAAACCATTTGCCCCAGCTTATACTTTCCTAGGAGCGGGTGCTAATTATTATGACAAGGCCAAGAAATTAGATGTTTATATTTCGCCTGTGACTATGAAAAGTACTTTGGTTTTAGATCAAACCTTGGCCAATAAAGGGGCTTTTGGAGTAATCAAAGCCACTTATGATGCTGAAGGGAATATGCTTACAGCAGGAAAACAATCCAAAACCGAAATTGGATTTTTGGTAACCAATTATTACAAAAAAGAAGTTTGGAAAAACATCACCATGGAAAATCGCTTGAGTCTTTATTCTGATTACGCCAATAACTTTGGAAACATTGATTTAGACTGGAGATTACAATTTGACTTGGTGGTTAATCGCTATGTTAGTGCGAACATTGGGGCGCACGCCATTTATGACGACGACGTAAAAACCACCGAAGAAATTGGAGGTACAAAAGTAGCTAGAGGTCCTGTTTTGCAATTGAAACAATCCCTTGGTGTTGGGATGGTGTATGCTTTTTAA
- a CDS encoding 1-deoxy-D-xylulose-5-phosphate synthase: MKSNLLQYINNPTDLRQLDEAQLPQVAQELRDFIIGVVAVKEGHLGASLGVVELTIALHYVFDTPNDLLIWDVGHQAYGHKILTERREIFHTNRQLNGISGFPKRSESVYDAFGVGHSSTSISAALGMAIASNLKGDFEKHHIAVIGDASIASGMAFEGLNHAGVTDANLLVILNDNAIGIDPSVGALKKYLTAVKEGKNPKQNNMIKSLNFDYSGPIDGNDIFAVLKELKRLKKIKGPKFLHLITTKGKGLQQAEKDQVKYHAPGKFDATTGEIIPKSEENLPPKYQDVFGLTLLDLAKSNKKIIGITPAMPSGSSLKLMMDTFPKRAFDVGIAEQHAVTLSAGMATQGMVVFCNIYSTFLQRAYDQVIHDVALQNLPVIFCLDRAGLVGEDGATHHGVFDLAYLRCIPNMIVYSPLNEIALRNILYTAQLGLNHPIAIRYPRGRGQIVDWQKPYEKIEIGKANCLKKGTKTVVLSNGTIGNNVTMALAEINNPETIAHYDFAFIKPLDQNLLHTIFQAFETIITIEDGVIKGGFGTTIAEFASENNYTSKLKILGIPDEFIEQGTVEELQQYCKIDVESLKNIFSSY, encoded by the coding sequence ATGAAAAGCAACTTACTTCAATACATCAACAATCCAACCGATTTACGTCAACTCGACGAAGCTCAACTTCCTCAAGTTGCCCAAGAATTGCGTGATTTTATTATTGGCGTTGTGGCTGTAAAAGAAGGACATCTCGGTGCTAGCCTTGGCGTTGTTGAACTTACTATTGCGTTGCATTATGTTTTTGACACTCCAAATGATTTATTGATTTGGGATGTGGGTCATCAAGCTTACGGACATAAGATATTAACCGAACGAAGAGAAATTTTTCATACCAACAGACAATTAAATGGAATTTCTGGTTTTCCAAAACGCAGCGAAAGTGTTTACGATGCTTTTGGTGTAGGTCATTCTTCCACTTCTATTTCCGCTGCTTTGGGAATGGCGATTGCCTCTAATTTGAAAGGCGATTTCGAGAAACATCATATTGCAGTTATTGGAGACGCTTCCATCGCATCGGGAATGGCGTTCGAGGGTTTGAATCATGCTGGTGTCACCGATGCTAATTTATTAGTCATTCTCAATGATAATGCTATTGGAATTGACCCAAGCGTTGGTGCTTTAAAAAAATATCTCACTGCTGTGAAAGAGGGGAAAAATCCAAAGCAAAACAACATGATCAAATCCCTGAATTTTGATTATTCAGGACCCATTGATGGGAACGATATTTTTGCAGTGTTGAAGGAATTAAAAAGATTAAAAAAAATAAAAGGTCCTAAATTCTTGCATCTCATCACTACCAAAGGAAAAGGTTTGCAACAAGCCGAAAAAGACCAAGTAAAATACCACGCTCCAGGAAAATTTGACGCTACAACTGGAGAAATTATCCCAAAATCGGAAGAGAATTTGCCGCCTAAATATCAGGATGTTTTTGGATTGACCCTTTTAGATTTGGCAAAATCCAATAAAAAAATAATCGGAATAACACCAGCAATGCCATCGGGAAGTTCGCTAAAATTGATGATGGACACTTTTCCAAAACGCGCTTTTGATGTGGGAATTGCCGAACAACATGCTGTAACACTTTCAGCAGGAATGGCAACTCAAGGAATGGTGGTTTTTTGTAATATATATTCCACTTTTTTACAGCGAGCCTACGACCAAGTCATTCACGACGTAGCTTTACAGAATTTGCCTGTGATTTTTTGTCTAGACAGAGCTGGATTAGTTGGCGAAGATGGAGCGACTCATCATGGGGTTTTCGATTTGGCTTATTTGCGTTGTATTCCGAATATGATTGTTTATTCGCCTTTGAATGAAATTGCTTTGCGCAATATTTTATACACTGCTCAATTGGGGTTGAATCATCCTATTGCGATTCGGTACCCTCGTGGTCGTGGGCAAATTGTAGATTGGCAAAAACCGTATGAAAAAATAGAAATTGGCAAGGCGAATTGTCTAAAAAAAGGAACCAAAACAGTGGTGCTTTCTAACGGAACAATTGGTAATAATGTGACTATGGCTTTGGCTGAAATAAACAATCCAGAAACCATTGCACATTATGATTTTGCATTTATTAAACCGTTGGATCAAAACTTGTTACACACCATTTTTCAAGCATTTGAAACTATAATTACTATTGAGGATGGAGTTATCAAAGGAGGTTTTGGCACGACTATTGCAGAGTTCGCATCGGAAAATAATTACACTTCAAAACTTAAAATACTAGGAATTCCTGACGAATTCATTGAACAAGGAACTGTTGAGGAATTACAACAATATTGCAAAATTGACGTTGAAAGCCTAAAGAATATTTTTTCAAGTTATTGA